Genomic segment of Salvia hispanica cultivar TCC Black 2014 chromosome 2, UniMelb_Shisp_WGS_1.0, whole genome shotgun sequence:
TAAAACTGATTAAAATATACAGTCAtgtcacaaattaaaatatactagtaatttagAAATAGACAGTGATATTAGAGCGGCATATATATGTTGTCTTCGAGGCTAAGTTGTATAGATGAAAGCTTCGCAATTAAGGGTGGGCTTTTCCACAAAAACTGGGTAAAAACTGAAAGCTGTGAGCATAAACCAATGCTAGTATAAAGAAGCGTTtaattaagcaaaaaaaagGCATTGGAAAGCTGAGAGTAGTGAAGAATGAGAAGAAAAGAGTTTGCAAAAGTATGCGAGACACGTCAAATCCCATACTCTTCACACTTTGATTGCTCATTCTTAAACAAAAagcctttttaattttaaacacACTATCTTTCTCCCTAATTTTCATTCTATTAAGGATTCATTGGATTTTCGAACAGCTTTATTGGATAATATAGCAGTCTAAGATACGAATAGACGCATCAATTGATCCAATTAAATTTTGGGTTAGTCCGTTTGGGCCgtgaaataaaagtaaaaatgcaTGAATTGAGCAATGACTACAAATTACGAAGTTGAACACGAtaacattaaatatatgataTGGTACTGAATAATATGTGAAGCACATGGCTAGGAATATCATATTCTGTTCAAACATTGCGCCACGTTGTATCGGACTATTCCATTTTGTCAATCAAGTCAAATTTTCACATTagaatattactccatccatccccaAAGAATATACACTAGGGATCGTCACggattttaatacaaaattaataaaataagaaagaagtagaaggaaaaagtaattaaagtattgttagtagagaaCGAGTCCATCTCAATGAAGAGAaaagagtttctaaaattagaaagtacaTATTATCGTAGGACagactaaaaacaaaagagtgcatattcttacgAGACTGAGGAAGTAATATCTTCAGCCTCCTTTATTGATCTATCAAGCCCATTCTGCCAATTATTACGATAGTATGGAGTAACAGACAAATCAAATTTGCACAACCAATAATTGGATGTTTTCCTTTGTGTGTAtgttgtaataaaaaaaatgaaaatctacAAGTACAAGAGAAtgcacataaaattatagaaataaattaatcaacaataataagaactactactagtacttACTAAAAAAAGTTTGCTTCATTTGGTTCCAAACTACCTTGATGAACACCAATAATACATCAAATTTAATCCAAACAAcaaacatattatttaatatggAAGTAGagtaaataggaaaaaaaaaaactgaaaacagTACAATAAAAACTTAAACACCAAGAATGAAACTCTTCAAAATAGGACAGAGTGAAAGAGTGAAGGAATGGTCATAGAACTCAATCCCATGATAGCCTTCCTCTCTAAAGTCTTCCACCACCCTCACACCTTTCTCTCTCAACAATTTGGCCAACTCCCTTTGACGATCAATCAAGGGGTCACCTTCATTTCCCGACACCAAAATCCTCCACCCTTCACTCACAACCTTATCCACCTCCAAGAATAATCCCTTACGAAGATTCGAGAATTCGTGGTCACGATCAGCCCCAATCGGCAGCGCCATACCCCAACCTATATCAGTCGAATATAACGGGATTATCTCATTCTCCGCCAGCCGAATCTCCGACGCTGTCCGCTCCACCCCGCCAAAGAAAGGCTGGTGCAGGATCAGCCCTCGGATCCTCACCGGCGCCACCTCCTCCACGCGCCGCGACGCCTGCAGTCCCGCGTGCAGCGCTAAGTTACCGCCCGCGCTGTTGCCCATGATGTAGCAGTTGGAGAGGTCGGCGTGGTCGGTGATCCACTCGTCGCCGGATTTGAGCCATAGCAGGGCCTCCATGCCGTCTTCGTAGGCGGCGGGGAGGCGGTGCTCCGGCGCGAGGCGGTAGTCGACCGACACCATGAGCGCGTGGAGGTGGAGGGTGATCTCGGAGCAGAAGGTCTGGAAGAAGGATGAGGCTGCGCTGGCCACGGTGAAGCCTCCGCCGTGGAAGAAGAGTATGAGTGGAAGCTTGGTGGAGGATTGGAGTTGGGATCGGGGGAGATAGAGACGGGCCCACGTGTTGTTTTGTGGATTGATAGGGACGTCCTTGGTGAGGATGGGAACTGAGAGAGGTGGATCGGGGCAGGCCGGCGTCTCATCAACTATTGGCCTGATGCGTGTGAAGGAACCGTCGGAGTTTTTCCTGAGGCCAATCTTGGTGTAAAAGTCGGAATCGGAAATGGCTTGGGTTTCTGACATTGCTGGGTTATATTATCCTCTAGTCTACAGATGGGATTAAATGAATGAGAATgagaatgagaatgagattATGATTTATATGAGTGAGGAGGAGAACTGTATATATGTGCATCAATGGATTAATTATGTACTTGGAATATTTTGGGCTTGGGAACAAAGCAAATGCAGTTGTCGAAAGCGATTGGCAGCCCCATTTTGGGCTTGGGAACCAAGAAAAAATGCAGTCGTGATTGGCGgccaaataaattttttttttcacgaaaattaagaaaaattgtattaggTGAATTTAGTagagggagaataaagtgtgaaatgaaaaaagatagagagatgaagagagaaaaaaggtaaaagagagtaaagtagtgtggaaaaatgtgttgacttttactaaaaagggatatgactctattactatggaacgtaccaaaatgacaaaatgactctattactaaggaacgaagggagtaaatCATATGAAGTAAGAGAATCCGCAGCGGTGCTCACTGGCACGGACGACGTTCGTGCCGCGGCGCGACAGACCGCTGCCGCCGCTGCACTCTCGTCGCTGGCACGGCGCTGCTCAATGCATAagcacgtccgtgccagcgAGCACACAGACGTGGCGCGACAGGATTGACTAACGGCATAGCCATTggcattttcaaattttctctttttttaaaaaatattcgtttttaatttttaaaaaatcaaaaataaataaaaaaattacactccatccgtcccactttagaagtctcggttgagttcggcacgggtattaagaaatgtaaaggaaagttagtaaaaaaaaaatagtggaatgtgagtcctactattttatattagttttataataaaatgtgagtggaaaaaagttaatggaatatggggcctaataccatttatggaatattccaaccggaactcctaaagtgggacacccaaaaatggtaaaccgggacttctaaagtgggacggagggagtatccgTTTTCttcccacttttaatttttttttcattttttttctcaaaattcacatttttcatctataaatacccccattTCCACACCAAAAATTTCACACTACACTACACAattctcatctaaattctctCATCAATTCTCAATCTTTCACTTCACTCTTACAAAAAAAAGTCCCACACCGGCCATCACCCCTTCGGCTCccgcggttggaaccacgattggttctAATCAGAGCCATTCCCTAGTCCGGAAACGCAATTCtcggcccctcctcaaacccaaggttctcAAGTACCGGGTGGCTACCGGCCTTACCCGGTGGACGACCAAGATTCCCTCGATGGGCGGTAAGGGTGGATGTCCGAACCCGAATCGGGCGGCTCTCAAACTGCTCCTActgctcctcctcctcctacTCGTGGCACCTGAACCCTGTACACTCCGGCGGAGATGAAAGTGTTATTCAAAGCCTATATGATCATCTCCGAAGATCCCGAGGTTGGTACGAACCAAACCGAGAATAGGTTTTGGTGGCGCGTTTCTTGTCGGTACAATGAAAACCGCCCGGCTAgaaccatctatcgcaatgagAGTATGGTGGGCAATGCCATAAACAGAGCCAACGACGAAATCCAAAAGTTCCAGGGGTATTACCTCCAGGAAGAGTGGTCGGCGGGGAGTGGCAAGAGCGAGCTCGATATCATCAGTGCCGCCTTGACGACCTACCAATCCATGAATTTGaaaccgttcaagtacctcaaTTGTTGGCAGGAGTCGCGCCATCATCCGAAGTATAAGGGAGGCGTAGtatcctcctccagctcctccagcaaacggtcgaggtcAGTATTCCTATCCGACGGTgcctccgatgatgtggctacccagcttgccggaactaacttgggtagccccgaGTCTGGCCCGAGCAGTTCCTGCCAGACGcgaggaaggaagaaggcgacgACCAACCACCGTCGCGCcccgactccatccgcccccgATCCCGCTCCCAGTCCCGCTCACTTTGTGCCACCTCAACCCCCGACCAACTTGTTGTGGGCCCTCTTGGATCAACTCAATGCGACCGATAAGTCTAACATGACTCCCGaccaacttgcaacacatgtgGCAATGATACGGGGTCTCCGAAGAACATTGGGGATAGatgactagtcttccacgggggtattttttagtctttaattattgaatttttaatttgtaggattttaattatgtatttttattttttaggatttcatttatgtaatttttattttttagaatttaattatgtaatttttatatttttaatgcattttaataatttgaaaatgtttttaataattgaattaaattgaataatataatggtGGGACCTTTGAGTATGCTCTTGCGGAAGAGTATGGATGTAGGTGTTGTGTTCTTGCCTAAGAGCAGGGAGTAAAAATGGGTCCGGACCCACTTCAGTGCTCTTGCCAAAAGCACGGATGTGGATACCCTAACTTAATACTCCTTCCTTCCTATATGCTATTAAATATTTCGTAGTTCCTCAATAAATAtttcgttttattttaatatttaataaatgtaacCCACATTTTACTATTCACTAGAATTAAACTGGTGGTATacacaaactaaaatattttcaaacattttatttaaattataaattaattaatgaattaaaaataattaatcacaaatcacaatattttataaaaatagtttatttctattttaaataactTTTTACTCTATAACAAGGTGGGTTCGATTTTCTATTAACAATACtctaattacttttttctataatgagttaataaaatgtgagaccTATCTATTGTTTGTAGTAAAAGTGAGCCGAGACTTCTAATagcggacgaagggagtatatttttttttagcttTATATAGATTGAACTTAAAGAATTATGTACATTGACTTGGGTATCCTAGCAATGCAATTAAGAGCATTATACTGTAGTTCGTTATAGATATATACAAATAACATTATTcgttcaaatttatttatccgAACTATGCTATACAGATTTTGTTAGAATCCTAGTAAAATTACCTTTTTTGGTACTATATGATATGcgataatataatttaaatagagagatttatataaaatttaaattttttgtgattttaagGATTGTCAATTGTGTAGCATGTGATTTGAAGATTCGAAAATTTGATAACATTATAACCACGTATCGAGTGCATTATCTACATTGCGCTAGGACATTATTCCAACTAGTTTCACacccgtgcgatgcacgacattttattttattcactttaattttaaattatttaatgaacaaaattaaataagttttgaaataaagtagaatGAATTAATTAGAACATTGTTAGATCtctattataaataaagttatcatatataaacaaatatatattttattttaataattataattaaattatgttaacaAAGTTAACATACAGTTAACATACACTCTGAACATATTTagttcaataaatagtaaaacacCACATCAAgatataagaaatataattgttgAGCTCCTAAATTTTATTGTAGGAGCTCctaagttttattttacacattgaaatatttagtgatgtattattataatattcttgTATTAGAAAACAAATTAGATGGCTCATGAGAgttccaaaaatatcataaaatatgtaaatatgatAGTAATGAAACAAATGAACACAATTAAACACTGGACAGGAAAATTAGTCATTTACTtcaaaattactttatttcgTAAGCTACTTAtcagtataaaaaaatagtagttaattagtaaaaattcCAAGCGAACTTCAAGCTAAGAACGCaaaatcaatgaaattaaagttaaaattaacatgccaaacttaaattagtgatggatgctaaaatagtcaaaataaatcacaaattaatgttataaaaaaatcaataagaatataacaatattttatatctaagCATATTGTTaaagctaaaaaaaattataacctTAGCTCACTacacttaaataaagaaatataaactaataataaactaaatgtTTTAtgctatatttttgttttcctatATCCACGCTTGCTTTTCTTCCTCGCGCAGTAGGTTAGATTTTTTTCGCTTGTTCAAGTCTTTTGTATACCATTTCTTGGAGGTCTGATTTTTGTTCCTGAAATAGAAGAGAGTAAAGATTACAGAacatataatgatattttacaCCATAACCACCATTAAAacttacatatataaaaaactttCAAATTCTTGTAAGATAAAACATAGTAATAGTTCTGCAATTGTCAAGgaaaatagaaagaagaaattcatagactatattaaatataacCTACTAAAATTAGTaggtttaaaaaatatttttaaaaaatcaaaatcctcAAAATTAGTAGATTTAAAGATATAAGATCAAAATTTTAAGCAACATCAaatacattattaaaaaaaatgaagagtgCATAAAGTCATGGGAAATTAAAGGCGACATGTGAATTTAGAATAGtaaaaatcatattaataaaacaaaagagaaaaaaaaaattctccaaccacaaaagatagaaaaaattgGTGGATTGGGGTTGCAAAACAAACATTattaatacacaaataaaaaaaaatcatcatataGAAAACTGATTTCATGTTAAAGCAATATTGACGAAGAGTAAGAAAATTAcctaaaatcaattcaaatatgCACAACTTCAATTGATTTCATgttaaacaaatcaaaaaaaaatcatcatataGAAAACTGATTTCATGTTAAAGCAATATTGACGAAGAGtaagaaaaatacctaaaatcCATTCAAATTTCTGCAAAACGTTCAACaaagaatatgatgaaaaaatgatagGAATGTGAGGATTAAAATCTAGCTAACaacatatttatagtaaaaaatagaTGTCTTTCCATGACTTTTCACTTTCTCcatttataatgaaaaatgcattttaccttccaaattcaaaacttaaaaatgtCCCATTTAAATGTGATAAATAAGTTacaaaactgaaaattaaatttaaaaatagattagtGGTCAAAGCTATAATGACACTTTTTCATTATAATGTAGGTaggataatattaattgttgaaTTTAAATGTTGAATCACAAatgacgttttttttttcttataatgatacattgattatgcacttttataaatattcaaatttgaagctcacaatttataaatatttcaaaaaaggCCCAAAATAGATTCTTTCCATGACTTTTCACTTTCTCcatttataatgaaaaatgcattttaccttccaaattcaaaacttaaaaatgtCCCATTTAAATGTGATAAATAAGTTacaaaactgaaaattaaatttaaaaatagattagtGGTCAAAGCTATAATGACACTTTTTCATTATAACGTAGGTAGTGTAATATTAATTGTGGAATTTAAATGTTGAATCACAAatgacgttttttttttcttataatgatacattgattatgcacttttataaatattcaaatttgaagctcacaatttataaatattttaaaaaaggcccaaaactcgccttttacaTATGTATAGATGAATCTACAATATCATCGATTATTAGATAAATACAAACGGATTCATTtcctaatttaataaaataaatcatataaatCTAGTCGGTTAATTGTAACGACCtgagaattgagaaaatttaaattagttcAAATGGGTTGGAGGtcgaaaattaagaaaactaGTATCTAccccgtgcgatgcacgacacattgtatttcattttaaaagtatataatatcaaattataatgcattaaaaatagaaatttataaaatcaatattaacaaaGTCTTTTAACAATCttcaataaaatacaaaaatattacacACAAATTTTAGTAGGTAAATATAGAATGTAATGATTGCAACATACGTACTTTCACACATTACAATAATATACTAAGAAAATaggttaaattttttaattttttagatgattataaaaatgataaataataataataataataataaataaaataaaataaaataaaatgcatattaACAATGGTTTGTAATAAGAGTCTGGACTCTatttcttccaaaaaaaaagcaagTAGAAACGATTGATCATTCCTAATTTGTTCTCTAAActtattttgtactccctAAAATGCAGGGAATGTCCCTTGAATCCTGTTGCCCTtcacgaaaaaaaaaattaatagtaattaatagtttagataaataactaaaaaaaatgtaataagaTATGAAACAGCGCTTATACCGCTTATACCGTACAACCATAGAAATATATTCCTAGGAAATTACATTATTTGGCACCACGTTTAAGTCATTTCAAAAACATGCACATACATGACTTTGACGATTGGTGAAGTACTGCTAGGCTTTAGATTATTAAAGAATGTTAATTtcattgtttcaattttcttcctcTAGTAAGATCACAAtattagaaatataataatcacACAAAAAGAGTGCTTAAAATagatgaatataaatatactgaAAAGAGTATACTGAAAATAAAGTTTCCTTTTGTAGAAAATTTGTGATGCAACTGAGGAAAGTATTGTGAAAGCGAAATATAAGCTAGCAAATGAGgcgtatttatagataaaaaatatcaagtcattattatatggagtaattaattgtgcaatttaaaaacatatatCGCACGACATGGACAGCATATTCATATTCACTAAATTGTGAGTCTTAgagaaattaatagtataatcaTATCATATTATTAGGTTAAAAAACGCCACAACATGgagtaatttattgttttaattctAAGGTTATATATATGGACTCTTATTTTTGTAActgaaatagaaaacggaCAACATGAGTTACATTCCATTGAatccattttcttttcaatacaTGGcctaattaaaatacatgACGTAATTATTAGTTATAACAAATAACAACGGTTACATTAGCACAGTCAATTAACttatatacaataaattatgaaaaaaagacAATGGTTTTTTcagttatttaattaaaagttgacACACAgattaactaaataattgcattcaaaatttataaatattcaacattATACTCAAAActtgtaaatatttaaattcatacccaaaatttataaatattcaaattacgGGCAAAACTCgacttttatatatgtatagactTAAATTAGTTCAAATGGGTTGGAGGTCGAATGTAAATTACTTTATAGGTATTAAATAGTTCTTCGTCCGTCCCAGCGTAGTTGAGATATTTCTTTTGGACataagatttaagaaattgatgtgttaaaggttaaagtgaagagaataaagtaagagagaggtagacagagtaaagtatgagtgtgatattttttgttaaaaaagaaaattattcaaCTATCTTAgaacaatccaaaaagaaatacgtcTGAGACGGAGAGTATAACTTAGTATTATTAGTTTAGTAGGAAAAACTAAATTCTATAAATGTGTAGAtagtttgaattattttacttGTAGGGTGTTTATTATTAGAagaatagagagaataaaaaatgaaagaagaattaAAGATTTTctgtaatttgaaatttgtataaaaatgTAACATTATTTACCCgattaatattaaatcaattagACAAGGGTGTTAAATTAATCATCTTAATTAAATGACTCtaatttgattattgttttaatttatatatataaaaaagagtgaacaacaaaaatgatacctgatctttcacgttcgcacataaatgatacctgatctttattttatatcgtttttggtacttataaatcacatttttggtacctgataAGAGTAAATCAAAGCAATATAAGAGTACTTCGTAAAATAGTTTCTTCCTTTCAAACTACCTTTGATGAACCACCAATATTCATTATGAGGTTAATTCTGTGTAAAGTAGACAGAATTGAAATGAGTGAAATAATACATCATATTCAGTacaaacaatatatataatactgtTCATTAAGAAACTAGAGTAGatagaacaaaataaatgtagGCAAGTTCAAACATGAAGAATGAAATTCTTGAGAATAGGATACAAGGCATGGGCAAAGGAATGGTGATAGAACTCAATCCCATGATAGCCTCCCTCTCTAAAGTCTTCCACCACCATCACACCTTTCTCTCTCAACAATTTCACCAACTCCCTTTGGCGATCAATCAAGGGATCACCTTCATAGCCAGTCACCAAAATCCTCCACCCCTCACTCACAATCTTATCCACCTCCATTAACCCCTTAACAGGATTCGAGAATTCATGGTCACGATTAGCCCCAATCGGCAGCGCCAGATCCCACAGTATATCACTCATATATAACGGGATCGTCTTATTCTCTGCCAGCCGGATCTCCGAAGCCGTCCGCTCCACGCCGCCCAGGAACGGCTGGTGCAGGATCAGCCCTAGGATCCTCAACGGCGCCACCTCCTCCACGCGCCGCGACACCTGCAGTCCCACGTGCAGCGCTATGTTCCCGCCCGCGCTGTTGCCCATGATGTAGCAGTTGGAGAAGTCGGCGTGGTCGGTCAGCCACTCGTCGCCGGATTTGACCCACCGCAGCGCCTCCATGCAGTCGTCGTAGGCGGCGGGGAGGCGGTGCTCCGGCGCGTTGCGGTACTCGACCGACACCATGAGCGCGCCGAGGTGGAGGGCGATCTCGGAGCAGAAGCTCTGGAAGAGGGTTGAGGCTGCGCTGGCCACGACGAAGCCTCCGCCGTGGAAGAAGAGTATGAGGGGAAGCTTGGTGGAGGATTGGAGCTGGGATCGGGGGAGATAGAGGCGGGCCCACGTGTTGTGGTGTGGGTTGATGGGGACGTCCTTGGTGAGGATGGGAACTGAGATTGGTGGATCGGGGCAGGCCGGCGTCTCATCAACTATTGGGCCGATTCGTGTGATGGAGCCGTCGGAGTTCTTTATGAGGCCCAGACCGGCATAAGGATCGGAAATGGCTTGCGTTTCTGACATTGTTACTTTGTTGGAGCTTTATTCTAGTCGAGAGATAAAATATGTAACATGTTAGTACTTATTATGTTAATCATCCTGCACAGCCGTTTGTGCAATTAATTGGTTAATATAATAATCTTATAATTTCTGTTAGCATCCCAAACTTGAATTTTACTCCTACCGGTCATAACTCATAACcaaacaattttgaaatttctaaatattCCACTAGTCATTAAAGTTAAAAGTCAGATGATATCTAACACCTAATACGTACACTAAGCATAGATGTTCACGTCAATGCCAGAAATGAATTTAATTCTGTCATATATTGCTGTTCGGTGCCCAAGTAATTATACAAGCTTGAGGTCATAAATGTTGACTTTCAAATATTAGGCAAAGCATGGTCTTTATTTTTGCattgaagaaatgaaattaaagttaACCAAATTACCCCTCATTTTTACCGCATTCCATTTCTTTCTTCCCTATAGCAGGAGGTGTCGTTTGTCTTACCACCAGTTTGATAGGTCGAAGGTAGGTTGCCTGTGGTTGTCTTTCATGTATTTCACGAGTCTCATAACGTGCGTCTTAATCCCCTCAGTTTATGAACAAGGTGGGTACTACACTGGTGAAGCAATTACCTCTTCGATTTTTCAAAGGTAGGTAATGACTGTCCACTTTGCCTAAGAGAATTTGTTCTATTTGAATGGGCATTTGAGCATTTGTTAACACAATTACAAACGTTTCAAGTCTACACAGATTCGTCCTTGGTTGACAATTTATAAGCCCGAACACGCAACTGGGAGCCGTCTTACCCCCGATAAGAATCAATAATCTTATTACTGTGGAAAGTGTATAATCTGAAATGAAACCATATAATCCTTATGTTTCAGATTAGTTAATCAGATTCATATTTAAATGCTCAATCTCTGTTAAtttggaaagaaaaatatttgaggAGGCTCTCTTTGCATAATAAACATGTACTATAAGTCTATAACCTCTTCCTACTATTTGTTTCATGCTAGAGCTCAATCGCGGTGTCCATGCGTGGATCACACATGTGCTCTTTTGTAATCATTGTTTAGACACCAGCAGTCACCACATTTGTTTATCTCTCCTTTTCCTTCTCCCAGATCTCTGTCTTTCTCCTTCTCATTTTTTGAGAGAGCAAATTTTTATTCCTCTCTAGTCTTTCCTTCAATGATGCTGCTAGATCTTTAGGGTTTCATTTACCTATCAAATGGAATGtcttaaattgctaattcattaacattgtgtattaaaaatattaaaaatatcaatataaactTAAGTCGATATGTTAATATATTGtgttaatatattaatatttaaatatcaataaattttattaaaatgtcaacacaaatatgtgttgacattttaatgtgacCGTGAACATTTTTATACCTTACGTTGATAAGTtagcaaattaaaaatttaagaaaaggtAGCATTATAATGCACCCTCTATCAAAGAGTGTCTTTTAAATACTGCAAAGTACTATAATTGAGATATTAATGTAGACAGAAGGCCAATTCAATGAATATTAAAATGGTTTAATTcgtttttatttaagtttcaCAACCTTTTAGCTACACATTAATATGTTATTAACTcaaatttagattttatttaatttttaaattttttttgtttttacaaAGCCTAATATCGTTCAAGTTAGGTTTTTATacagtactccctctgtcccactttaggagtcccggtt
This window contains:
- the LOC125208022 gene encoding carboxylesterase 1-like — its product is MSETQAISDPYAGLGLIKNSDGSITRIGPIVDETPACPDPPISVPILTKDVPINPHHNTWARLYLPRSQLQSSTKLPLILFFHGGGFVVASAASTLFQSFCSEIALHLGALMVSVEYRNAPEHRLPAAYDDCMEALRWVKSGDEWLTDHADFSNCYIMGNSAGGNIALHVGLQVSRRVEEVAPLRILGLILHQPFLGGVERTASEIRLAENKTIPLYMSDILWDLALPIGANRDHEFSNPVKGLMEVDKIVSEGWRILVTGYEGDPLIDRQRELVKLLREKGVMVVEDFREGGYHGIEFYHHSFAHALYPILKNFILHV
- the LOC125206237 gene encoding carboxylesterase 1-like translates to MSETQAISDSDFYTKIGLRKNSDGSFTRIRPIVDETPACPDPPLSVPILTKDVPINPQNNTWARLYLPRSQLQSSTKLPLILFFHGGGFTVASAASSFFQTFCSEITLHLHALMVSVDYRLAPEHRLPAAYEDGMEALLWLKSGDEWITDHADLSNCYIMGNSAGGNLALHAGLQASRRVEEVAPVRIRGLILHQPFFGGVERTASEIRLAENEIIPLYSTDIGWGMALPIGADRDHEFSNLRKGLFLEVDKVVSEGWRILVSGNEGDPLIDRQRELAKLLREKGVRVVEDFREEGYHGIEFYDHSFTLSLCPILKSFILGV
- the LOC125206238 gene encoding uncharacterized protein LOC125206238 translates to MIISEDPEVGTNQTENRFWWRVSCRYNENRPARTIYRNESMVGNAINRANDEIQKFQGYYLQEEWSAGSGKSELDIISAALTTYQSMNLKPFKYLNCWQESRHHPKYKGGVVSSSSSSSKRSSPESGPSSSCQTRGRKKATTNHRRAPTPSAPDPAPSPAHFVPPQPPTNLLWALLDQLNATDKSNMTPDQLATHVAMIRGLRRTLGIDD